A region of the Amycolatopsis sp. cg13 genome:
CCAGCTCGTGGCGGTAGTTGTGCGGCTGGGCGAGCAGGAGCCCGGTCATCAGGAACCGCGGCCACGGGCTGTCGTCGCCGGCGTCGGCGAGCCCGGCAGGCTGATCGAGGTCCCGCAGGAGCAGCTGGACGGCTTGCGCCCACGACGCGGCGGCGGGCTGGGCCAGGTCCATCCCGGGAAGGAACCGGATCGGCGCGGCGATCGGGCGGTCGAGCAGCTCTTCGAGGTGCCGTTCCAGCGCGTGCCGTTCGACGCGGACGTGCAGCTGGCGGTAGCCGTCGGACAGCGCCATGCGAGCGACCATGCTGGGGGAGAGGATGCCCGCGGTCCCGGCGTCGACGTACACCTCGTCGCGATCGGCCCGCAGCAGGTTGGTGCCGCCGAGCGCCAGGTTGACGTCGTAGTAGTCGACCTGTTCGGTCAGCTCCACCCGCAGCTCAGCGCCGGTATTGCGGCAGTAGACGAGCGTGACCGGGCCCAGTTCGGCCATCGCCACGTCGGTCTGCAGGCCCGCGTGGCGTCCCGCGGGCGAGAGCCGGTGCGGGGTCAGGTACCGCGCCGCGGTGGCCCGGAACTGCTCCAGGTCAGCGGTGTGCAGCACGGAGAACCGCGAGAGTGTCGCCATCTGCGCACCGCCTTTCCGCTGCTCCGGTCCATCGTAAGCCGGGGCGCGTTGCTCCGTTCGTGTCAGCCGGTTGGTGCTGGTGCGCGGTGGCGGCACTTCTGCCCTGGTGCAGCGTGCCCCGGCTTGCCGATTCCTCGCCGTCCGGGCGGGATTGTTTGTTACCTTCTGGGCCCGGCAACCGCGGCCAGCCCGGCCAGTGAGGAGCACTTCGATGGCCGCTGTCCAGCCGACCACGGGCAAGCGCGGCGGCCGGGCCCGGGCGCCGCGCGATCCGGACGCCACGCGGCGGGCGCTGGTCGGGGCCGCGCTCACGCTGTTCGAACAGGACGGTTTCCACGCCACTTCGGTGCAGAAGATCGTCGACCGCGCGAAGCTCACCAAAGGCGCTTTCTACTACCATTTCGAGACCAAAGAAGACGTGCTGCACGAAATCCACGACCAGTTCATGGATTTCCAGCTGCGGCGGATCCGCGAGGTGCTCGCCGAGGGCGGCGCGCCGGAGCGGGTGCTCCGCCGGGTGATGACCGAGGTGCTGGTCGAGCCGATCGGCATCTACCGGTCCGAGATCTCGATTTTCCAGCAGGAGCGCCGGTTTCTCTCCAGCACGACGTTCGCCTCGATCGAGCGCAAGCGCGACGAGTTCGAAGCGCTCGTCACGCAGGTGGTCGAGCGCGGGATCGAAAGCGGCGCGTTCAAACCGGTCGCGACCGCGCGGGTGCTCGCGTTCGCGGTGATCGGCGTGGCCGCGTGGGCGCACACCTGGCTCGACCCGCGCGGCGCGATGACGCCCCGGCAGATCGGCGACGCGTTCGGCGAGATCGTCGTCGCCGGGCTGCGGACCGGTTCGCTGCCGGAGAGCCGGGCCTGAACGTTCTGGCACGAGCGGCTGCTTTCCCGGTAGAAAGGAAAGATCATCGGGGAGGGAGCACCCAGTGAAGGTCCTTCTGCGCAAATTTGTCCCCATCGCGGCAGCCGCCGTACTGGCGGTCACGCTGGCACAGCCCGCGGCGGCGGCGCGTCCGGCCGCTGGTCCGGCGGCGTCGCCCGAGTGGCGCGTCGCCGACGGCCAGCTGGTCTGGACCGCGCCAAAGCCGCTGTTCGGCGACGGTGCGGTGGAGTTCTGGTCCGGCGGCGAGCTGCTCGGCCGTGCCCAGCCGGGCGCTGATCTGCGGACGTTTTCGCTGCCCGCAGGCGGGATCCGCGATGTGCGCGGGCTCGAGGCGCGCGTCGGCGGCCGTTCGCTGACCGAAGCGCCCAAGGCGACGGCGAATCAACCGGCCCCGGCGCCGCTGCCCGTGTTGCCCGCTAACGCGGTAGATCCCGGTAAACCCGGGCAGTTCTCGACGGTCAAGGGCGAGTATTCGCTCGACCCGGTGCGGCTGCCGGGATTGGACGGGCCGATCGAGATGCAAGGCCTGGTCGTCGCACCGAAACACGCGCCGGGGAACCGGCCGCTGGTGGTGTTCCTGCACGGCAGGCACCAGCCCTGCTACAACCCGGCCGATCCGGACGACCACTCGACGGCTTGGCCGTGCAAGGCCGGGATGCTGCCGATCCCGAGCTACCGCGGCTACCTGCAGACCCAGGAATTGCTGGCGTCGCAGGGATTCGTGACGGTGTCCATTTCGGCCGACGCGATCAACGCGCTCGACCACGCTGCGCAGGACGGCGGTGCGCAGGCCCGGTCGTCGCTGGTCCGGCTGCACCTCGCGCATTGGGCGGATTGGTCGGGCAGCGCTCGTTCGACCGCTCCGGCGATCGTGAAGGATTCTCCGGCGGCGGATCTGTCGAATGTGTTGCTGGTCGGGCATTCCCGCGGCGGCGAGGGCGTCAACCGCGCCGCGATGGACAGTTTGTATCCGCCGCCGGGCGACACCGGGTTCTCCGGGCCGGTCCGGTGGAAGATCCGGGGCGACGTGCTCATCGCGCCGACCGTGTTCGGGCTCAACCCGGCGCCGGACGTCCCGTCGGTCACTTTCCTGCCCTCGTGCGACGGCGACGTCTCGGATCTTCAAGGGCAGCAATACATCGACGCGGCACGCGGCGTCAGCCGGGACGCGGCCTTGCACAGTGCGCTGTACGTCTCCGGTGCGAACCACAACTTCTTCAATTCCGAGTGGACTCCGGGCGTCGCGGTGGCCCCGGCGCAGGACGATTTCTATTCTCCTGAACCGGATCCGAATTGCTCGCCCGGCGTGCCCGCACGGCTGACGGACGCGCAGCAGCGGGCGGTCGGCGCGACCTATGTCGCCGCGGCCGCGCAGCTGTTCCAGAAGCACGATCTGCGGGTGCAACCGTTGTTGGACGGTTCCGGCGTGCGTGCGCCGTCCGCCGATCCGGCGCACGTGTTGACGCACGCTCTCGGCGGAGCGAGGACTTCCGTGCTGATCCCGGATTCGTCGACGAAGGTCACCGGCAGCGGGGACGTTTGCCAGCAGGTCGGCCCGGATCAGCGGTGCCTCACGAATTCCGGTGCTTCCAAGTCGCCGCATTTCGTCGGGCTTGAGGAAGCGCCTGATCCGACGCGGACAGCCGTGCACGTGCGCTCGGCGACGGCTGGCGTTCCAGCGAAGATTCAGTTGCCCAGCCCGGTTTCTTCGAGCGGTGCGCGGGCGTTGGCGATGCGGGTCATCGCGCCGGAAAACGCTCCGGCCGAGTCGTTCGACGTCGCGGTCACCGACGCGCGCGGCAAGCGCACGAAGCTGGGTGCGGTGACGGTGGCCGGGCTGGCCGGGACTGAGCGGACGAAATCGTTCTGGGGCCAGGAAGTCCGGGTTCCGCTGCCGCCGTATCTGGAGGTGGCCGGTCTGGAACTGACGCCGCAGAAGGCGGGCGACGAGGCGTGGCTGCTGGACGCGTACGCGTGGCGGCCCGGTCTGCCGGACCCGAACCCGGCCCCGCTGACGCGCGTCGACCTCGGGTCGATGACGGTCAAGGAAGGCGATTCCGGCTCGAAGACGTACCAGATCCCGGTCACGGTGACCGGCGACGGCGGCGGTTCGGTGCGGGTCTTCCGGGCCGATTCGCTCTCGCCGATGTCGATGAAGTGGGCGTACCAAGCGGTCACGCTCGCGCCGGGGCAGCACACGCTCGACCTGCCCGCGACTGTCGTCGGGAACACCCGGTGGAGCTGGCCGTACCGGATGCTGGCCGGGGTGAAGGCCACCCACGGGACGGTTGTCGGGTCGGCGGAGGGTTCGCTGAACGTCGAGAACGACGACCCGGAGCCGGACGTGAGCGTCGGCAAGACGGACGTGTCGGCGGTCGAGGGCGGCGTGCTGGCGTGGCCGGTCAATCTGTCCACTGTGGCCGATTCGGACATCTACCTGACGGCGGAGGTGAAAGCGCCGAAGACCGGGCCGGAACTGATGACCTCGGACATCGACCCGCAGTGGCTGATCGAGCACCGCCTGGATCCGAAGAAGCCGCAGCCGTTGTCGGAGACCGGGGTGATGGTGACGGTGCAGATCATGGCGGGGAAGCTGAGCGGCGACCTGACGATTCCGACGGTGCGGCACGACGGAGCTGATCCGGCGAAGCATGTCTTGCTGCACATGAAGGAATCCGGCCGGGACATCGATCTCACCGGGACGGTGACGGACGCGGCCTGACCGCGGCGGTCAATCCTCCTGGTCCGGGTCGCGGGCCAGGAGGATTTTCCTTTCCCGCCGGGCGGTTTCGCGGAATCCGTGCCGCAGGTAGAAGGCGTGTGCGCGGGTGTTGATCGCGAGGACTTCGAGCACGAGCGGTTGGCCGCGCTCGGCCGCGACGCCGATCAGCCACCGGAGCAGCCGTCCGCCGATCCCCTGGTTCTGGTAGCGGGGGTCGAGTTCGATCCGGCCGAGGCAGACCTCTGTCGGCCGGTACTCGACCACGAGCAGGCCCGCGTCCGCTCCGTCGACCGTGATCACCTGCCACTGGCCGGGAGTGAAGGCGCGGTCGTGGTAGCGGCGCTGGATTTCGTCGTCCCAGCCCCAGATCGCGGCGACATGCTCGCCTAACGCGGCTCGGTGCAGCTGGAAACAGAAGTCGCTGTCCGCGGCCATGGCGGGGCGCAGGTCGATCTCGCTCGGCATGCGCGCCTCCACCGCTCGGGAGCGTTCAGGATAGCGAGGTCACCGGCTCTCCCTGCGCACCCTCGGCAGGATCCGCAGCAACGCGGTCCCCGCTGCCAGCAACGCGAACCCGGCCAGCAGCAGCCACAACGCGTTCACTCCGGTGAACGCGAGTCCGCTGGTCACTCCCGCAGCCGAGGCCGCGCCGATTTTCTGGTACATGGCTTTCTCGCTTCCGTCTCGGTGTTCACCAGTTCTTGCGGGTGCGCAGGAGCGCGTCCGCGTACGCCTTGAGATGGCAGGCCTGCAGGAAATAGTCGAGGACCAGTTCGTACATCGACGCGGCGAGCAGCATGCTGCGCCAGCCGCGGTACCGCACCGTCACGACTCGTTCCACTACGAAGATCGCCGAGATGCCGAGCCACCACGGGTTGAGGTGCAGACCGCCGCGGGCGAGGGCCCAAGCCAGTGCGGTCAGGTAGATTCCGCTCACCAGGACACCGGCGATGGTCAGCAGTTGCCTGCCCCAATACCGCCACGTGACGCGCGTGAGTCCATATTGGACGCAGTTCTCCACCGCGCCGCGCTTCCACCGCAAGCGTTGTGTCCACAGTGCACCCCAGGTCGTCATGACCTCGGTTTCCAGCGTGCAGGCGCTGGGCGAGATCACCCGGTGGCCGAGGTGCAGGAGGGCGAAGGTGAGTTCGTTGTCCTCGGTGAGCACGGTGGTGTCGTAGATCCCGCCGCTGCCGTCGCCTGCGGGCAGGCGGCCGGCGAGTCGTGCCGCGGCGACTTCGCGGAGGGTGCTGACCCGGAACATCGCCGCGGTTCCCGTCAGTACCAGGCATTTTCCGCGCAGCCGGTGGACGTCGCGAGCGTAGCGGGCGTATTCGTTGCGCTGCAGGTGCCCGACGAATCCGCCGCCCGGACCGCCGCGGAACACCCCGCCGACGCCGCCGTAGCCGTGGTCGAGGTGGCGCAGGGCGGTGCTCACGAACTGCGGGTCCAAAGTGGAATCCGCGTCCTGGACGAGGATTACGTCGTCCTCGTCCAGTCGCGGCAGGAGCCAGGCGAGCAGTTGGTTCAGTGCGCCGGCCTTCTTGTGCGTGTTGTTTTCGGACGGCCGGACTCGGGCTCCGGCTGCCGAAGCGGCTCCGGCGGTGTCGTCGGTGCAGTTGTCGGCGACGACGAAAACCTCGTCGACAACCCGGTCCTGCCTGCGAAGCGCGGCGACGGTGTGCGCGATCTGCGGTTCTTCGTCGTGCGCGGGGATGACGGCGACGACGCGCGCGCTGCCGGAACGATGCCGTCCGGCTCGCGGCTCGGCGAGCGTGGGTGCAGACATGAGCGGGGTCCTCCGCGCGGAACTGCGACGTGATGCGTCGCGCTTGACCCTTACTCTGCTGGCGGTCACGGAACGCTACGGGAAGATCCGATAGACCACCCGCGCGGGGGAGATTTTCTCGCGAAACCTGTGTAGTAGCTAGGAATTACGCAGCGAGCGGTGATTACGGTGAGTGCATGCTACTCGGACTGTCGGTGTGTCCGCGGAGTCATTAACCGGGTGATGAGCGGTGTCGACCCGAGCCCGTGCAGCACCACGCTGCCGAGGGCGCAGACCACCGTCAGCGTCAGGACGAGGTCGCTCGCTTCGCCGGTCAGGCCGTTGATCGCGAGCAGCCCGAACACGATCGACGTCGTGCCGCGCGGGCCGAGCGCGCCGACGAGGAACCGGTCCCGCAGCGGCATCCGGGTCCGTGTCAGCGACAGCATCACCGGGAGGATCCGCAGGACGGTCAGCGCGAGCAGGCAGAACACGACCGGCTCCCAGGGCACGCCGAAGGACACCATGACCACCGCGGCCCCGCCGACGACGAACCACATCGCCATCGTCAGAATCCCGGTGACCTCTTCGAGCAGTTGCAGGTCCTCCGACGGCCGGGCGAAGTGCTCGCGGGCGGCGCTGTCCGAGGTGCGGAGATGCCGCGCGGCGAAGGCGCGGTAGACGTAGCGGAAGGCGATCCCGGAGACGAAACAGGCGACGAATCCGTTGCCGTCGATGGCGACGGTGGCCGCGTAGGTCAGCAGCGGAGTGGTGAGGATGGCGATGCGCCGCCCCTGCCCGGAAGTCCAGCCGGAGCGGACGGCGAGGAACAGCAGGAAACCGATCACCGTGCCGATGATCGCGCCGGCGGTGATGGCTTTGAGCGCGAACGGCAACGCGGTCGCGAGCGCTTTCCCGGCGGTATTCGCGGTATTGTCGCTGCGCGCGAGAATGAGCGCGAAGAGGAACAGCGGCGAGACCAAACCGTCGTTGTAGCCGCTTTCGACGTTCAGCACGCTCCGCACTTGCGGCGTCAGAGTCTTGTCCCGCACCACGCGTTCGGCGGCGGCGAAATCGCTCGGGATGACGATGCACGCGACGATCAGCAGCAACGGCCACGACAGTTCCGGGAAGAACGCCCAGCCGACGAGCATGGCCAGCCCGAGGCTCAGCGGCAGCGCGAGGAACAGCACCCGAGCGACGAGACTGGGTGCGTGGCCCCACAGCCGTCCGCCGCGGACCTCGGTGGCGTCGACGAAAAGCAGCATCGCGAGAATGAGTTCGGCGACGTGCTGCGCGATTTCGGTATCGAAGAGCTCAAGCAGTTTTCCCGGATTCGCGAACAGCGCGGTCGCGACTCCGCACAGCGCCATCAGCACGGGCGCGGCGATGTTCCACCGGTCGAGCTGTTTGGCCGCGAGCGCGCGCATCAGGACGGCGGCCGAGAGGACCAGCAATGCGGGAATCATCGTTTGTCCGGCTCCACGGCTTTGATTGCGCCCAGCCGTCTTCGGCCGCTGACGCTCCACAGTGTACCGGCGCGGGTGCGCCTTTCCCGGTATTCCGGGTGTACGTCACGTCAACCCGGAATCGGTCGATGGTTGGACGATCCGGCGGGCTTCGCGCCCTAGCTTCGGTGAGGCGGGTGTTCCGGCCCGCCTGACCCGAGAAGAAGGCCGCGATGACCGACGCTCTCATCATGGGCGGGATCCTGCTCGCCCTCGTTCTTTTCACCCAGGTGGGCCGCCATCGGCACAACCTGGTCATGGGCATCATGCCGTTCGTTTCGTGCACCGTCATCGGAGTCCTGTACTTCACCGGCGGCATCTCGCTCACCGGGCCGAACGTGGCGGCCGGCCTGGTCGGGGCCGTCGTCGGGGCGGTCGCCGGCGCGGGGCTGATCGCGACCACCCGGGTGGAGCGCAGTCCGGTCACCGGGCGCGTGCAGACCTGGGCGGGCTGGCCGTACCTGCTGATCTGGCTCGCCGTGCTGGTGGGACGGCTGGTGTTCGTGTGGGCGGTGGAGAACGTGCACTCGTTCGCCGCGAAGGTCGGCGAGTTCCTGGTCAGCACGCATCTCGACGAGGACGGTGTCGGCCTGTTCTTCGTGCTGATGGCGCTGTCCATGGTCGCGGTGCGGGCCGGCGGGGTGCTCTGGCGCGCCCGGCGGCTGGACGCTGTCCGCGACGCGCAATCGGTGCGGGTCTGACTACGCTGAGCAGCGAAGAGGCCCAGGGGAGGGGATGCGATGAGTCGGCTGCCGCTGGTGGTGATGCGGCTGCTCACGCCGGTCGCCTTCGTCGCGATCCTCGTCACCGCTGCGCCCACTGCGGAGTGGCTGTGGGTGCCAATGGTGGCTTCCGCCGCGAGTGGCCTCGCGTTCGGGCTGCTGGACCTGCGCTGGCCGCGCGCGGCTGGCGTGCTGCTCTCGCTGGCCGCGCTGTTCGGCGCGGTCGTCACGGTGGCGGATCAAAGTCTCACCGGACCGTCGTTGATATGTCTGTCCTTGCTCGTGTTGTCTTCGCTGGCGGCGATCCGCCCGGGGGAGATCATCACGGTGGCTGCGGTCGTGGGGGTCGCAGCCACCGCCGGCGGGTATCTCGCCGGGCAGCCGGGCGGGCTCGTGGCGGGAAACGCGCTCGCGGTGGCCGTCGTGGTGCTGCTCGGACTGAACCGGCGGCAGTACCGGGTGCAGGCGCGCCAAGCCCGCGATCTGCTGGATCAGACCCGGCTCACCCAGGAAGCCGTGGCCAGGGGCGCGACGTTGGAGGAACGCGCCCGGCTGGCGCGGGAGGTCCACGACATCCAGGCGCATTCGCTCTCGGCGCTGTCCCTGCATTTGCAGGCGGCGGCGCGGCTGGTGGCCGAGTTGCCGTCTCCGGACGAAAAACTCGCCGCTTGCG
Encoded here:
- a CDS encoding DUF1453 domain-containing protein gives rise to the protein MTDALIMGGILLALVLFTQVGRHRHNLVMGIMPFVSCTVIGVLYFTGGISLTGPNVAAGLVGAVVGAVAGAGLIATTRVERSPVTGRVQTWAGWPYLLIWLAVLVGRLVFVWAVENVHSFAAKVGEFLVSTHLDEDGVGLFFVLMALSMVAVRAGGVLWRARRLDAVRDAQSVRV
- a CDS encoding sensor histidine kinase, with the translated sequence MSRLPLVVMRLLTPVAFVAILVTAAPTAEWLWVPMVASAASGLAFGLLDLRWPRAAGVLLSLAALFGAVVTVADQSLTGPSLICLSLLVLSSLAAIRPGEIITVAAVVGVAATAGGYLAGQPGGLVAGNALAVAVVVLLGLNRRQYRVQARQARDLLDQTRLTQEAVARGATLEERARLAREVHDIQAHSLSALSLHLQAAARLVAELPSPDEKLAACVQKAGQLAQDGLIETRRAVHALRGDPMALPELFGSLPDNASIQVTGEPRELPADVTLLLYRTVQEGLSNARKHAAGAPVSVELSYLDSEVAMTVVNRTGSGSGLPGSGYGLTGLRERAELVGGEVSAGPDGAGWRLSVRIPA
- a CDS encoding TetR family transcriptional regulator, translating into MAAVQPTTGKRGGRARAPRDPDATRRALVGAALTLFEQDGFHATSVQKIVDRAKLTKGAFYYHFETKEDVLHEIHDQFMDFQLRRIREVLAEGGAPERVLRRVMTEVLVEPIGIYRSEISIFQQERRFLSSTTFASIERKRDEFEALVTQVVERGIESGAFKPVATARVLAFAVIGVAAWAHTWLDPRGAMTPRQIGDAFGEIVVAGLRTGSLPESRA
- a CDS encoding GNAT family N-acetyltransferase is translated as MPSEIDLRPAMAADSDFCFQLHRAALGEHVAAIWGWDDEIQRRYHDRAFTPGQWQVITVDGADAGLLVVEYRPTEVCLGRIELDPRYQNQGIGGRLLRWLIGVAAERGQPLVLEVLAINTRAHAFYLRHGFRETARRERKILLARDPDQED
- a CDS encoding glycosyltransferase family 2 protein, coding for MSAPTLAEPRAGRHRSGSARVVAVIPAHDEEPQIAHTVAALRRQDRVVDEVFVVADNCTDDTAGAASAAGARVRPSENNTHKKAGALNQLLAWLLPRLDEDDVILVQDADSTLDPQFVSTALRHLDHGYGGVGGVFRGGPGGGFVGHLQRNEYARYARDVHRLRGKCLVLTGTAAMFRVSTLREVAAARLAGRLPAGDGSGGIYDTTVLTEDNELTFALLHLGHRVISPSACTLETEVMTTWGALWTQRLRWKRGAVENCVQYGLTRVTWRYWGRQLLTIAGVLVSGIYLTALAWALARGGLHLNPWWLGISAIFVVERVVTVRYRGWRSMLLAASMYELVLDYFLQACHLKAYADALLRTRKNW
- a CDS encoding AraC family transcriptional regulator: MATLSRFSVLHTADLEQFRATAARYLTPHRLSPAGRHAGLQTDVAMAELGPVTLVYCRNTGAELRVELTEQVDYYDVNLALGGTNLLRADRDEVYVDAGTAGILSPSMVARMALSDGYRQLHVRVERHALERHLEELLDRPIAAPIRFLPGMDLAQPAAASWAQAVQLLLRDLDQPAGLADAGDDSPWPRFLMTGLLLAQPHNYRHELENRQAGPRRSTPVKRALELIERDPSAELSIERLAFEAGTTPRSLQRHFKEYVGCSPREYVRSIRLARAHEDLQSARPGTTVADIAFKWGFGHVPRFAGAYQARYGVRPSETLHSSCRAADRPVAKRIGGPAEGS
- a CDS encoding cation:proton antiporter is translated as MIPALLVLSAAVLMRALAAKQLDRWNIAAPVLMALCGVATALFANPGKLLELFDTEIAQHVAELILAMLLFVDATEVRGGRLWGHAPSLVARVLFLALPLSLGLAMLVGWAFFPELSWPLLLIVACIVIPSDFAAAERVVRDKTLTPQVRSVLNVESGYNDGLVSPLFLFALILARSDNTANTAGKALATALPFALKAITAGAIIGTVIGFLLFLAVRSGWTSGQGRRIAILTTPLLTYAATVAIDGNGFVACFVSGIAFRYVYRAFAARHLRTSDSAAREHFARPSEDLQLLEEVTGILTMAMWFVVGGAAVVMVSFGVPWEPVVFCLLALTVLRILPVMLSLTRTRMPLRDRFLVGALGPRGTTSIVFGLLAINGLTGEASDLVLTLTVVCALGSVVLHGLGSTPLITRLMTPRTHRQSE